A stretch of Acropora palmata chromosome 9, jaAcrPala1.3, whole genome shotgun sequence DNA encodes these proteins:
- the LOC141891628 gene encoding TNF receptor-associated factor 6-B-like, giving the protein MSSHQDYFEFVDVTNIPKDFTCEICAYPLVNLQICNPCGHAVCGHCAERLEENASRNCHMCREPRIGFCRNIFAEQLLAGVKATCKGCNNDVPLSEIQQHVTVLCQEMEEKCAQCQTCVKRSETHAHNQICPKANITCDCGIIIWRQDEESHRQYCKLKEVQCCLGCEESIKRYLVPSHCMSCSKVVEQCPIGGCGQYHRREDMPTHLADKVGYHFDLLKRERTQMLWKVAKVKKITVILELIHVGELSTVKSTTEAVSRALKIQACTEPEP; this is encoded by the exons ATGTCGTCCCACCaagattattttgaatttgttgatGTCACTAACATTCCTAAGGACTTCACGTGTGAAATATG TGCATATCCCTTGGTAAACCTCCAGATCTGTAACCCATGTGGCCATGCCGTTTGCGGACACTGCGCGGAAAGGCTAGAGGAAAATGCCTCGCGGAATTGTCACATGTGCAGAGAGCCGAGGATCGGATTCTGCCGAAATATATTCGCAGAACAATTACTTGCTGGAGTGAAGGCAACTTGTAAAGGTTGCAACAATGATGTGCCACTGTCTGAAATCCAGCAGCACGTGACTGTGCTGTgccaagaaatggaagaaaaatgtGCTCAGTGCCAAACGTGTGTGAAAAGGAGTGAGACCCATGCACACAATCAAATCTGCCCAAAAGCTAACATCACTTGCGATTGTGGCATCATAATATGGCGCCAAGATGAAGAAAGCCACAGACAATACTGTAAGCTGAAGGAGGTCCAATGTTGTCTGGGATGTGAAGAATCTATAAAAAG atatCTAGTCCCCTCACACTGCATGAGTTGCTCTAAAGTGGTGGAGCAATGCCCAATAGGGGGCTGTGGGCAATATCACAGAAGGGAAGATATGCCAACACATTTAGCGGACAAAGTTGGGTACCACTTTGACTTGctgaaaagagaaaggacGCAAATGTTATGGAAGGTGGCGAAGGTAAAGAAAATAACTGTTATCTTAGAGCTGATTCATGTTGGCGAACTTAGCACAGTGAAGTCAACAACTGAAGCAGTTTCAAGGGCCTTAAAAATTCAGGCTTGCACAGAACCCGAACCATGA
- the LOC141891627 gene encoding uncharacterized protein LOC141891627 — translation MSHYNCCVPHCTNSFRNAPSLHYYRIPKDPDVRKKYVVLIRNETLKVNSESTRICSAHFDGGEKLSRTHLPSIFPWTKQMVARRELKRVSFEETQKMDRSVTGFPDYKTLILCYKTVEQSARNISYEHKRTTLDSNVGRPRVLTKFQEFILVMLRLRLGLLENDLAHQFKVCRSTVSKVVNAWIPFLRREFEPLIAIPQREVLQYYMPDSFKKLLPNVTVIVDCTEFEMERPSALDSQSACYSSYKSRTTMKSMLGITPSGILCFVSDLFPGSTSDKEITVLSGFLEKLNHGDQVMADKGFNCQDELASVGASLVIPTFLDKKVQFSSKETNHNKVVASLRVHVERLMERIKNWLIFDRKIPITLAPIASDMLVVVSALTNFHPPLIN, via the exons atgTCGCACTATAACTGCTGTGTTCCACACTGCACAAATAGTTTCCGAAATGCACCTTCCTTGCACTACTACAGAATTCCCAAAGACCCTGATGTCCGGAAAAAGTACGTAGTTCTTATTAGGAACGAAACGCTTAAAGTTAACTCTGAGAGCACACGGATTTGCTCGGCTCATTTTGATGGAGGAGAAAAACTTAGCAGGACGCACTTGCCTTCAATTTTTCCATGGACAAAACAAATGGTTGCACGTCGAGAGTTGAAGAGGGTCAGTTTCGAAGAAACGCAGAAAATGGA CCGCTCTGTCACTGGCTTTCCTGATTACAAGACTCTGATTCTTTGTTACAAAACTGTAGAACAGTCTGCTAGAAACATTAGTTATGAACACAAAAGGACCACTCTGGACAGTAATGTTGGAAGGCCCAGAGTGCTTACTAAATTCCAAGAGTTTATCCTTGTTATGCTCCGCTTGAGGCTGGGATTGTTAGAAAATGATCTTGCTCATCAATTTAAGGTTTGTAGGAGCACTGTTTCTAAGGTTGTTAATGCTTGGATTCCATTTTTGAGGAGGGAATTTGAACCACTTATCGCCATCCCTCAAAGAGAAGTATTGCAATATTATATGCCTGACAGTTTTAAGAAGCTACTGCCCAATGTGACTGTGATAGTCGATTGCACCGAATTTGAAATGGAAAGACCATCTGCTCTCGATTCACAATCTGCCTGTTATTCATCATATAAATCAAGAACCACCATGAAGTCAATGTTGGGCATAACTCCAAGTGGTATTTTATGTTTTGTAAGTGACTTATTTCCTGGATCAACCTCAGACAAGGAAATAACTGTTCTCAGTGgttttttagaaaaactaaACCATGGTGACCAGGTAATGGCTGACAAAGGGTTTAATTGTCAAGATGAATTAGCTTCTGTTGGGGCAAGCCTTGTTATACCAACATTTTTAGATAAAAAGGTGCAGTTTTccagcaaagaaacaaatcatAACAAGGTGGTTGCTAGCCTTAGGGTCCATGTGGAACGGCTAATGGAACGCATAAAGAATTGGCTCATCTTTGACCGCAAGATACCAATTACTCTTGCACCTATTGCATCAGACATGCTTGTTGTGGTCTCTGCTCTCACAAATTTTCATCCCCCTCTTATAAATTAA